In Shouchella patagoniensis, the following are encoded in one genomic region:
- a CDS encoding SDR family oxidoreductase — protein sequence MDLSNFLTDGIPPQKQNKQPGNETEMEPQPIFEDDTYKGSGKLNGKVALITGGDSGIGRAVAVGYAKEGAHVSIVYLDEHEDAEQTKTRVEQEGVQCITISGDIKDESFCKESVERTVSELGGLDILVNNAAEQYPVNDLRELTAEQLHQTFATNFYSYVYFTKAALDYMQSGSAIINTSSINAYRGNVTLIDYTSTKGAITAFTRSMAQSLAPKNIRVNSVAPGPIWTPLIPASFDEEKVKEFGSQTLMGRPGQPSELVGAYVLLASNDSSYMTGQAIHINGGDYISS from the coding sequence ATGGATTTAAGTAACTTTTTAACAGATGGTATTCCACCCCAAAAGCAAAATAAGCAACCAGGTAATGAAACTGAAATGGAGCCCCAACCAATCTTTGAAGATGATACCTATAAAGGATCAGGTAAACTAAACGGCAAAGTAGCTCTTATTACAGGTGGTGATTCTGGAATCGGTCGAGCTGTTGCCGTTGGTTACGCAAAAGAAGGAGCACACGTGTCTATCGTCTATTTAGATGAACATGAGGATGCTGAGCAAACAAAAACACGTGTTGAGCAAGAAGGTGTTCAATGCATCACAATTTCTGGCGATATTAAAGACGAATCGTTTTGTAAGGAGAGTGTCGAGCGCACTGTTTCGGAATTAGGTGGTCTCGATATTCTTGTTAATAACGCAGCAGAGCAATATCCTGTGAATGACTTGCGTGAGCTAACTGCAGAACAGCTTCATCAAACATTTGCAACAAACTTTTATTCCTACGTTTACTTCACAAAAGCCGCTTTGGATTACATGCAATCTGGTAGTGCGATTATTAATACATCTTCTATTAATGCCTACCGTGGAAATGTTACTTTAATTGATTATACAAGTACAAAAGGTGCCATTACTGCATTTACAAGGTCAATGGCTCAATCTTTGGCACCAAAAAACATACGAGTAAACAGTGTTGCACCAGGTCCTATATGGACGCCCCTTATCCCAGCATCATTTGACGAAGAGAAGGTGAAAGAATTTGGTTCGCAAACATTGATGGGGAGACCAGGCCAACCGAGTGAACTAGTAGGTGCTTATGTCTTGCTAGCCTCAAACGATTCTTCGTATATGACAGGGCAGGCTATCCATATAAACGGTGGAGATTATATAAGTTCATAA
- a CDS encoding fumarylacetoacetate hydrolase family protein → MSEKQSEIKSIYCIGRNYAKHAEELGNDVPSEPLLFGKPQSAAAMADGSVLTFPSNKGEIHYELEIVLRIGKDVEAGDSLKDVIGDMALGIDLTLRDVQSALKKKGHPWLRAKGFRNSAILTEFFSFPGEEETQSIPFSLKKNEIEVQRGLAKHMLFTFSDIFNECQREFGLKEGDLLFTGTPEGVGAIAEGDTFALYFAEEKKGSFQVKLI, encoded by the coding sequence GTGAGTGAAAAACAATCAGAAATAAAAAGCATTTATTGTATCGGACGTAACTATGCAAAACACGCTGAGGAGTTAGGAAACGATGTGCCAAGTGAACCTCTATTGTTTGGGAAACCGCAAAGTGCCGCAGCAATGGCTGACGGAAGCGTGCTTACTTTTCCGAGTAATAAAGGAGAGATCCACTACGAGCTCGAAATTGTATTAAGAATTGGAAAAGACGTGGAAGCCGGCGATTCATTAAAAGATGTCATTGGTGACATGGCACTTGGAATTGATCTTACTTTACGAGATGTTCAATCAGCATTAAAAAAGAAAGGGCATCCATGGTTACGTGCGAAAGGGTTTAGAAACTCAGCCATACTAACGGAATTCTTTTCTTTTCCTGGTGAAGAAGAAACCCAATCCATTCCGTTTTCTCTCAAGAAAAATGAAATCGAAGTTCAACGGGGATTAGCAAAACATATGTTATTTACTTTTAGTGACATCTTTAATGAATGTCAAAGAGAGTTTGGATTAAAAGAAGGTGACTTGTTGTTTACTGGCACTCCAGAAGGTGTTGGAGCAATTGCAGAGGGAGATACGTTCGCCCTCTATTTTGCAGAAGAAAAGAAAGGGTCATTCCAAGTGAAATTGATCTAA
- the nagA gene encoding N-acetylglucosamine-6-phosphate deacetylase, whose amino-acid sequence MADVVVTCNQLITGIPREKRFFKRFIAIEQNKILKVGEGDGQDYIDDATTVISLKSDEIFIPGFIDLHIHGAHGADVMDGTEEAVQTMTANLPAEGTTSFLATTITMAPQAINRAIENAVSAEKLDGQAEVIGIHIEGPFINESKKGAQPLKYIMEPSFSLLNEWFKTGKGMIKQMTYAPELSQGVEFTRFMQENGINPSVGHSDADYRTIVAAVEAGANQVTHMFNGMSGVHHREPGVAGSALLIDELDIELIVDGIHIHPEMVKLAWKTKGTDRCLLITDSMRAKGFPDGNYELGGQAVTVEDNKATLTSDGTLAGSVLKMNDAVANMLAFTGCSLEDAIQMASYNPARKAGVLDRKGSIEEGKDADFTVVNKNGEITLTFCRGKEAFRKEGR is encoded by the coding sequence ATGGCAGATGTCGTTGTTACATGTAACCAGCTAATTACTGGCATTCCGAGAGAAAAACGGTTTTTTAAACGTTTTATAGCGATAGAGCAAAACAAAATTTTGAAAGTAGGAGAAGGAGATGGGCAAGATTACATTGATGATGCTACAACAGTTATTTCATTAAAGTCTGACGAAATTTTTATTCCCGGCTTTATTGATTTGCATATACATGGAGCTCACGGAGCGGATGTAATGGATGGTACTGAGGAAGCGGTGCAAACTATGACAGCTAACTTGCCGGCAGAAGGAACAACGTCATTTCTTGCAACTACGATCACGATGGCTCCTCAAGCGATAAATAGGGCAATTGAGAATGCTGTTTCTGCCGAAAAATTAGACGGACAGGCGGAAGTTATAGGCATTCATATTGAAGGTCCTTTCATTAATGAATCAAAAAAAGGAGCACAACCACTTAAATATATTATGGAACCTTCTTTTTCACTTTTAAATGAATGGTTTAAAACTGGAAAGGGCATGATCAAACAAATGACATATGCGCCAGAACTCTCGCAAGGCGTAGAGTTCACCCGATTTATGCAAGAAAATGGAATTAATCCATCAGTCGGTCACTCAGATGCAGATTACAGAACGATAGTAGCTGCAGTAGAAGCAGGCGCGAATCAGGTGACACATATGTTTAACGGTATGAGTGGAGTGCACCACCGAGAGCCTGGAGTAGCTGGGTCTGCTTTGTTAATAGATGAATTGGATATCGAACTAATTGTTGATGGTATTCATATTCACCCAGAAATGGTGAAGTTGGCATGGAAAACAAAAGGAACAGATCGATGCTTGCTTATTACTGACTCGATGAGAGCAAAAGGCTTTCCTGATGGCAATTATGAATTGGGTGGGCAAGCAGTTACTGTTGAGGATAATAAAGCAACACTTACGAGTGATGGAACACTGGCAGGGTCTGTCTTAAAGATGAACGATGCAGTTGCGAATATGCTCGCATTTACTGGTTGTTCGCTGGAAGATGCGATACAAATGGCATCTTATAACCCTGCAAGAAAAGCAGGGGTGCTAGACAGGAAAGGGTCAATTGAAGAAGGGAAAGACGCAGATTTTACTGTAGTTAATAAAAATGGGGAAATCACTTTAACTTTTTGCAGAGGTAAAGAAGCTTTTAGAAAAGAGGGACGTTAA
- a CDS encoding pyridoxal phosphate-dependent aminotransferase, whose product MNIQQSRAVDSLPSQFFASLVKKAQQKALENDDVIQLGQGNHDQPTPSFITDALKNTSDQLAFHRYGPFRGYSFLKEAVSDYYKRYYNVEIDPETEVAIVPGTKTAIVELCQCLLNKGDCALLPDPGYPDYLSGLAIAEAEICTMPLKEENKYLPDYTQINEQTWQQAKLMFLNYPNNPTGATATHTFFNETVNLAQKYQVPVVHDFAYGSIQFDNKKPISFLQSSHAKEVGVELFSMSKLYNMAGWRVGFVVGNAQIVAMLEELQDHYHCSIFGGIQKAAEVALKSDQTTVNELVKLYESRRNTLVAAAKEIGWTTLCPSGSFFAWFPVPEGHTSKSFSELLLEKAHIVCAPGDGFGEYGEGYIRIGLLEEADVLAEAMQRIGKLGLFKR is encoded by the coding sequence ATGAACATTCAACAATCGAGAGCAGTTGACTCATTACCAAGCCAATTTTTTGCAAGCCTCGTAAAAAAAGCCCAGCAAAAAGCATTAGAAAATGATGATGTGATTCAATTAGGGCAAGGGAATCATGACCAGCCAACACCTTCTTTTATCACAGATGCTTTAAAAAATACGAGTGATCAGTTAGCATTTCATCGTTATGGACCATTTAGAGGCTATTCGTTTTTAAAAGAAGCCGTTTCGGATTATTATAAGCGGTATTATAATGTTGAGATTGACCCTGAAACAGAGGTGGCAATTGTACCTGGAACAAAGACAGCGATTGTGGAGCTCTGTCAATGTTTATTAAACAAGGGGGACTGCGCTCTTTTACCTGATCCTGGGTATCCGGATTATCTTTCAGGCTTAGCGATTGCAGAAGCAGAAATCTGTACAATGCCTTTGAAGGAAGAGAATAAGTATTTGCCTGATTATACGCAGATTAACGAGCAAACTTGGCAGCAAGCGAAGCTAATGTTCCTTAATTATCCTAATAATCCAACTGGAGCAACTGCAACTCATACTTTTTTTAATGAAACAGTAAATCTTGCGCAAAAGTATCAAGTTCCAGTTGTTCACGATTTTGCATACGGTTCAATTCAATTTGATAATAAAAAGCCGATCAGTTTTTTACAAAGCAGTCATGCCAAAGAGGTAGGCGTAGAATTGTTTTCAATGTCGAAGCTTTATAATATGGCTGGTTGGCGTGTTGGCTTTGTTGTTGGGAATGCGCAGATTGTTGCGATGTTAGAAGAATTACAAGATCATTATCATTGCAGCATTTTTGGAGGGATACAGAAAGCGGCAGAAGTTGCTCTTAAATCGGATCAAACCACAGTAAATGAATTAGTGAAACTCTATGAATCTCGTAGAAATACGCTAGTTGCTGCTGCGAAAGAAATTGGCTGGACCACCCTTTGCCCATCGGGCTCGTTTTTTGCTTGGTTCCCGGTTCCAGAAGGGCATACCTCAAAGTCGTTTAGTGAATTACTCTTAGAGAAAGCGCATATTGTGTGTGCACCAGGTGATGGATTTGGAGAGTACGGCGAAGGATATATTCGTATAGGATTGCTCGAAGAGGCTGATGTTTTAGCAGAAGCAATGCAGCGGATAGGCAAACTCGGCTTATTTAAGCGCTAA
- a CDS encoding GntR family transcriptional regulator, whose translation MINKQSPIPIYFQIEELIKRQIADGVLKPGEALPSERELADQYEVSRMTVRQGISNLVQQNKLYREKGKGTFVSWPKIEQPLSKMTSFTEDMKNRKLVAGSLLLEFTTIPANKNIASILAVSEGTLVYAIKRVRLADELPIALEHTYITCDLAPHLSEEVLHSSLYAYFEQVCGHSIFEAEQTIEAVLATEEDARFLETQIGSPLLAIRRQTRLEDNRVLEAVYSHYRGDRYHFVTKMTR comes from the coding sequence ATGATTAATAAGCAATCACCTATCCCTATTTACTTTCAAATAGAGGAATTAATCAAAAGGCAAATAGCCGACGGAGTGCTCAAGCCTGGCGAAGCGCTTCCATCAGAAAGAGAACTTGCAGATCAGTACGAAGTTAGTCGCATGACTGTGCGCCAAGGTATAAGCAACCTTGTCCAACAAAATAAGCTCTACCGGGAAAAAGGAAAAGGAACTTTTGTATCTTGGCCTAAAATAGAGCAGCCACTTTCAAAAATGACAAGCTTCACTGAGGACATGAAAAACCGAAAATTGGTTGCAGGGTCCCTCTTACTTGAATTTACAACCATCCCAGCGAATAAAAACATTGCATCCATACTTGCCGTAAGTGAAGGGACATTGGTGTATGCAATTAAACGAGTTCGTTTAGCTGATGAACTACCTATTGCTTTAGAACACACGTATATTACATGTGATTTGGCGCCGCATTTATCTGAAGAAGTGTTACACTCCTCACTTTACGCTTACTTTGAACAGGTCTGTGGCCATTCAATTTTTGAAGCTGAACAAACAATTGAAGCTGTCCTTGCTACCGAGGAAGACGCTCGATTTCTTGAAACTCAAATCGGTTCACCACTGCTAGCAATTAGGCGCCAAACAAGGTTAGAAGATAATCGAGTACTTGAAGCTGTCTATTCCCATTACCGTGGGGACAGATATCATTTTGTTACAAAGATGACAAGATAA
- a CDS encoding right-handed parallel beta-helix repeat-containing protein → MRKIHVSRKLLSKYKTIEQAILDARDGDLIQIDPGTYRESVIISKSIQLVGLDEPENVVLNGSISVIDGASVTIKSISFTESSKGLAVEEGFAQVTHCQFTRIKKHAIHVYENGHLNLTDVTVRHSGIGLFILGRARAEYCAIYGQLGSQIYVGGIGRLIMKHAHIYQGKSAACYFDQNSRNLLENCQLYGHHSEHMQIKAKANSETVLNDCLVYESDSGAASILENAKLTFRTCTLTNNQPEQVFVDGGQAIVQNSLIETGKRALSIVNNGNAQIENTIISSHSDDHISVTNASVYLYKSTVKFGGKSGIVLGNNAYGHIESSDLFGHEMPQVATSEKARLSMKHSAVFYGKHYGVWLTEQASADISHCRFYENAFNQLVIADGSEADLNDVQVFDGAQSGLFIQDKSHVSVYNSSFYHHNDLYPQIYLSDEASIIMKESRIYESYESGLRFDNHSSGLVEHCQFSGHFEAQIDIHNSTPTIRESIIENGGTCAIRLLHAGGFIENCTFNGHEHNIAIGGECHTEIIGQEADALRQYAEALSQSAEMETQLSQAEAQEALVKAQENADREARTAEIVGLVEELEQRLGKK, encoded by the coding sequence GTGAGGAAAATTCATGTTTCCCGTAAATTGTTGTCTAAATATAAAACAATTGAACAAGCAATACTTGATGCAAGAGATGGTGATTTAATTCAAATTGATCCTGGCACGTATAGAGAGTCAGTTATCATATCAAAATCGATTCAACTCGTTGGACTAGATGAACCTGAAAATGTTGTTCTCAATGGATCTATTTCGGTCATTGATGGAGCCTCGGTCACTATAAAAAGCATTTCCTTTACAGAGTCTTCCAAAGGGCTTGCTGTTGAGGAAGGGTTTGCACAAGTAACCCACTGCCAATTTACTCGAATTAAAAAGCATGCCATACACGTTTATGAAAATGGTCATCTAAACTTAACAGATGTGACTGTGCGGCACAGTGGAATTGGCCTTTTTATTCTAGGTCGTGCCAGAGCTGAATATTGCGCTATCTATGGTCAGCTCGGAAGTCAAATATATGTTGGAGGAATCGGTAGATTAATTATGAAGCATGCTCACATTTATCAAGGAAAAAGTGCAGCATGTTACTTTGATCAAAACAGTCGAAACCTACTGGAAAATTGTCAGCTCTATGGACATCATTCTGAACATATGCAAATTAAAGCTAAAGCAAATAGTGAAACAGTTTTAAACGATTGTTTGGTCTATGAAAGTGACTCTGGAGCAGCTTCGATTTTAGAGAATGCCAAACTCACTTTCCGCACTTGTACGTTAACAAATAACCAACCTGAACAAGTTTTTGTTGACGGTGGTCAAGCGATTGTACAAAACAGCTTAATCGAAACCGGTAAACGAGCCTTGTCTATAGTTAATAACGGCAATGCTCAAATTGAAAACACAATTATTTCATCGCATTCAGATGACCACATATCTGTTACTAATGCTTCTGTATACTTATATAAAAGCACGGTTAAGTTTGGAGGCAAATCAGGCATTGTTTTAGGAAATAACGCTTATGGTCATATTGAATCAAGTGATCTTTTTGGTCATGAAATGCCACAAGTTGCAACAAGTGAAAAAGCGCGCTTAAGTATGAAGCATAGTGCTGTTTTTTATGGTAAACACTATGGTGTATGGCTAACAGAACAAGCCAGTGCCGATATCTCACATTGCCGTTTTTACGAAAACGCATTTAACCAGCTTGTCATTGCTGATGGCAGCGAAGCCGATTTGAATGATGTACAAGTTTTTGATGGCGCACAGAGCGGTTTATTTATTCAAGATAAAAGTCATGTCTCTGTTTATAACAGTTCTTTTTATCATCATAATGATTTATACCCTCAAATTTACTTATCTGATGAAGCGTCTATTATAATGAAAGAAAGCCGTATTTATGAAAGTTATGAAAGTGGCCTTCGCTTTGATAACCATTCCAGTGGCTTAGTTGAGCATTGTCAATTTAGTGGCCATTTTGAAGCGCAAATTGACATCCATAACAGTACTCCAACGATTCGCGAATCGATTATTGAGAATGGCGGAACGTGCGCGATTCGCCTGTTACATGCAGGGGGCTTTATTGAGAACTGTACTTTTAATGGTCATGAACACAATATTGCAATTGGTGGCGAATGTCATACCGAAATAATTGGTCAAGAGGCTGATGCTTTAAGACAATATGCCGAGGCCCTGAGTCAATCAGCAGAAATGGAGACACAATTATCACAAGCTGAAGCACAAGAGGCATTAGTGAAAGCGCAAGAGAACGCCGATCGCGAGGCACGTACAGCTGAAATTGTTGGCTTAGTTGAAGAGCTTGAGCAACGGCTTGGGAAGAAGTAG
- the nagB gene encoding glucosamine-6-phosphate deaminase: protein MRVIQVKDYEEMSEAAATLLFSRVKEASSLSLGLATGGTPEETYTRLAEKANKSNQSFSHVNTYNLDEYVGLAPEHPNSYRYYMDQHLFTKIDIPKEQTHLPNGTAVELRNECNRYERLIKRDGGIDVQLLGIGANGHIGFNEPGTPFNTGTHLVELTDETREANARYFSAKANVPTKAITMGIASIMEAKEIVLLVSGQSKAHAFAQLMDGEITEEFPASILNNHDNVTIIADEAAISLHASKHVL from the coding sequence ATGCGTGTTATTCAAGTAAAAGACTACGAGGAAATGAGTGAAGCAGCAGCAACTTTGTTGTTTAGTCGAGTAAAAGAAGCTAGTTCGCTCTCATTAGGGTTAGCAACTGGAGGGACACCGGAAGAAACGTATACCCGGTTAGCAGAGAAAGCAAATAAAAGTAATCAATCCTTCTCACATGTTAACACGTATAATTTGGATGAGTATGTAGGGTTGGCACCAGAACATCCTAACAGTTACAGATATTATATGGATCAACATTTGTTCACCAAAATAGATATTCCAAAAGAACAGACTCATCTACCTAATGGAACAGCCGTTGAATTACGTAATGAGTGTAACCGATATGAACGGTTAATTAAAAGAGATGGGGGTATTGATGTCCAATTACTTGGTATTGGCGCAAATGGCCATATTGGTTTTAATGAACCAGGTACACCATTTAACACAGGTACGCATCTTGTTGAATTAACAGATGAAACACGGGAAGCAAACGCTCGCTACTTTTCAGCAAAAGCAAACGTCCCTACAAAAGCAATTACAATGGGAATAGCATCAATAATGGAGGCAAAAGAAATTGTTTTACTTGTGTCTGGGCAGTCTAAAGCACATGCTTTCGCTCAACTGATGGATGGTGAAATAACAGAAGAGTTTCCAGCTTCCATTCTTAATAACCATGACAATGTGACAATTATTGCAGATGAAGCAGCAATTAGTTTGCATGCATCTAAACATGTTTTATAA
- a CDS encoding D-alanyl-D-alanine carboxypeptidase family protein — MIKVIQVALAFLLISIAFPLSVKGKTTKLEQELTSEASVLIDGKSGQILFEENANKKMYPASITKIVTGIMAIEQGDLTDEVKVSEGATEQIGTRVYLVEDEKVSLRQLVEGLLINSGNDAGTAIAEHLAKDEETFAKKMNEFVQDLGATNTHFTNPHGLFDEEHYTTALDMAIITQYALKNSTFRDIVSIKELEWVGEGWETTLYNHHRLLWDYEGTVGVKNGFVSQAGFTLVTAAEREEQAYIAVTLKNDTAQQSYQDTELLLDYGFNNYKQVYLDKDKPVISQGTTTYYPMEDTTYAIKKDIDVDQTITDNTLVVSTADESFYHEVELIKEEERDFNEVLSKLHSKKWQSYFGGASSH, encoded by the coding sequence ATGATCAAAGTAATTCAAGTGGCTCTCGCTTTTTTATTAATATCAATTGCGTTTCCGTTATCAGTGAAAGGAAAGACGACGAAGCTGGAACAAGAATTAACGAGTGAAGCTTCTGTTCTAATAGATGGAAAATCAGGACAAATACTATTTGAGGAAAATGCAAATAAAAAAATGTATCCTGCTAGCATAACGAAAATTGTTACCGGTATTATGGCAATTGAACAAGGAGACTTGACTGATGAAGTAAAGGTCAGTGAAGGTGCAACAGAGCAAATAGGTACGCGTGTTTACTTAGTGGAAGACGAAAAAGTATCACTGCGTCAGCTTGTAGAAGGCCTTCTGATTAATTCAGGTAATGATGCGGGAACTGCGATTGCAGAACATTTAGCAAAGGATGAAGAGACGTTTGCAAAGAAAATGAATGAGTTTGTTCAGGACCTTGGTGCGACAAATACACATTTTACAAATCCGCATGGTTTGTTTGATGAAGAGCATTATACGACAGCATTAGATATGGCGATTATTACACAATATGCATTAAAGAACAGTACTTTCAGAGACATTGTTTCCATAAAAGAACTAGAATGGGTTGGAGAAGGATGGGAAACTACGTTATACAATCATCACCGACTTTTATGGGATTATGAAGGGACGGTAGGCGTTAAAAACGGCTTTGTCAGCCAAGCAGGATTTACGCTCGTGACTGCAGCAGAGCGAGAGGAACAAGCGTATATTGCAGTTACACTTAAAAATGATACGGCACAACAAAGTTATCAAGATACTGAGCTTTTGTTGGATTATGGATTTAATAATTATAAGCAAGTTTATTTAGATAAAGACAAACCGGTAATTAGTCAGGGAACGACAACCTATTATCCAATGGAGGACACTACGTACGCTATAAAAAAAGATATAGATGTAGATCAAACCATTACGGACAATACTTTAGTGGTCAGTACGGCAGATGAGTCGTTTTATCATGAAGTTGAATTAATTAAAGAAGAGGAACGAGACTTTAACGAAGTGCTATCAAAATTGCATTCAAAAAAGTGGCAATCATACTTTGGGGGAGCATCAAGTCATTAA
- the nfsA gene encoding oxygen-insensitive NADPH nitroreductase produces MDNNAVIKLMSEHRSIRAFKQEALSEDHIQTITTAARWASTSNHVQAYSIVVIRDQEKKKKLAELSGGQRWVEQCPVFFVICADYTRHEKASRKYGTTFDVGGAEQLLVATVDAALLAQNMLLASESLGLGGVMIGGIRNNPESVCDLIGLPKYAFPVMGMAIGYPDQNIDQKPRLPTEVVVHHDHYSEDHVGAIANYDQLISAYYTKRTNGKRTLGWSEGMAAYTKERKRSHMDQFLMNQGFLRN; encoded by the coding sequence ATGGACAATAATGCAGTAATTAAATTAATGAGTGAACACCGGTCTATTCGCGCGTTTAAACAAGAAGCGTTATCTGAAGATCACATTCAAACAATAACGACAGCGGCTCGCTGGGCCTCAACATCAAATCACGTACAAGCATATTCGATTGTTGTCATTCGTGATCAGGAAAAGAAAAAGAAGTTAGCAGAGTTATCTGGGGGCCAGCGTTGGGTTGAGCAATGCCCTGTTTTCTTTGTTATCTGTGCTGACTATACTAGACATGAAAAGGCGAGCAGAAAATATGGTACTACGTTTGATGTGGGAGGGGCGGAACAATTGTTGGTAGCTACAGTGGATGCAGCACTTCTGGCTCAGAACATGTTGCTAGCTAGCGAGTCGTTAGGGCTAGGCGGGGTCATGATTGGTGGCATTCGAAATAACCCCGAATCCGTTTGCGATTTGATTGGCTTACCGAAATACGCATTTCCCGTTATGGGGATGGCAATTGGATACCCTGATCAAAACATCGATCAAAAACCGAGACTTCCTACGGAGGTTGTAGTTCATCACGATCACTATAGCGAGGATCATGTAGGAGCGATTGCGAACTACGATCAATTAATTAGTGCTTATTATACAAAGCGGACGAATGGGAAACGAACATTAGGTTGGTCAGAAGGAATGGCAGCTTATACGAAAGAGAGAAAACGTTCGCATATGGATCAATTTTTAATGAACCAAGGTTTTTTGAGAAACTGA
- a CDS encoding DUF418 domain-containing protein, whose product MNNQIEDQKRIVSLDVMRGFALLGILLANSLAFQFGMLGTYEPVDGMYQLGDLDRWTHFFIRLLVDGSFITLFSFLFGYGMSLQKLRITNYTPVFWRRTSLLLLFGLLHLFLIWRGDILLGYSLAAMVLFAFLFLSTRSLLISNIIWFLIMALFVLVPDIGNTSAPYYYLAEQNVITEGTYIDHILFRLTHDLLGISTGNGFLFLIGEFVYQFNTILVVMPMFLLGAYAARKKWFVAPSSHLRLFKICLPIALIVGMAAKLPNAITGGSNTQLESLSVFIGAPALALFYAGMIAIIVDKTGSKRFAPLAAVGRMAFTNYISQSVCFTFFFYGYGLGFFSELGIFYGALLSLAFFTVQLIASLLWLRWFKMGPLEWLWRAGTYLRLPKMKRY is encoded by the coding sequence ATGAATAATCAAATTGAAGATCAAAAACGCATTGTATCATTGGATGTAATGCGCGGCTTTGCTCTTCTCGGTATATTATTAGCTAATAGTTTAGCTTTTCAATTTGGAATGCTTGGCACTTACGAGCCGGTAGATGGGATGTATCAGCTTGGTGACCTTGATAGATGGACACACTTTTTCATTCGCTTACTTGTTGATGGTAGTTTTATTACTTTATTTTCGTTCTTATTTGGGTATGGCATGAGTTTACAAAAATTGAGGATAACGAATTATACACCGGTTTTCTGGAGACGTACTTCACTACTGCTCTTATTCGGTTTATTGCATCTCTTCTTAATTTGGAGAGGCGATATTTTATTGGGTTATTCCTTAGCCGCCATGGTTTTGTTCGCATTTCTTTTTTTATCAACTAGATCACTTTTAATTAGTAACATTATCTGGTTTCTTATTATGGCTTTATTTGTCCTCGTGCCTGACATCGGTAATACATCTGCACCTTATTATTATCTTGCCGAACAAAACGTTATTACTGAGGGTACTTATATCGACCATATCCTTTTTCGTCTGACCCACGACCTACTTGGTATTAGCACAGGAAATGGATTCTTATTTCTTATAGGTGAGTTTGTGTATCAGTTTAACACTATTCTTGTGGTCATGCCTATGTTTTTACTAGGTGCCTACGCGGCCAGAAAAAAGTGGTTTGTTGCTCCGAGCTCGCACTTACGATTATTTAAAATTTGCCTTCCAATTGCTTTAATTGTTGGCATGGCCGCTAAACTCCCAAATGCCATTACGGGCGGTTCTAATACTCAACTCGAATCACTTTCAGTCTTTATTGGTGCTCCTGCCCTTGCTCTTTTTTATGCGGGAATGATTGCAATTATAGTTGACAAGACAGGGTCGAAGCGATTCGCTCCGTTGGCAGCTGTCGGAAGAATGGCTTTTACAAACTATATCTCCCAGTCAGTATGTTTTACTTTCTTTTTTTACGGATATGGTTTAGGTTTCTTTAGTGAACTAGGTATTTTCTATGGCGCATTGTTATCGCTTGCTTTTTTTACTGTTCAACTAATAGCAAGCCTCCTTTGGCTACGCTGGTTTAAGATGGGTCCACTAGAATGGCTCTGGCGCGCTGGTACGTATTTACGTTTACCTAAGATGAAACGATACTAA